The Sulfurimonas sp. HSL3-2 genome segment GCCGTGCACCGCTTACAGGAACATATGATTATAATATGTTCGCTTTTTACCACAAAAAACTAAACGAGATGAAAGAGCCGTTTTTAGGTTTTGCTTTTACGGACACGACGCACTCTGATTACTACCTTCCGAGTAAAAAGTTTGAAAGGTATCCGCATGACCTTAAAAACTATAACGGCTCACTCAATGCCCATATCTATACTGATGATGCCATCAGACGCTTTATGGAAAGTGTCAAAAAAGAGCCTTGGTTTGATCGTACGATCTTTATCTTCACCTCTGATCATGGAAACGGCGATGCGCTCAATCCTATCGCAAGGCAGTACCGTCCGGATGACAAACCGCTGCCAAGCATCGAACACTTTAGAATACCGCTAATCATCTATGCACCAAAAATATTCAAACCTGAAGTGATAACGACATTGGGGTCGCATAATGATATCTTCCCTACAATCGTCGATATGCTTGGATGGGATACCAATATAACGACTATGGGAAGTTCACTGCTAGATAAGGGCATAAAAAACAGATTTGCTTACTTTTTTGCCGGAAACCTTATCGGTCTAGTTACAAACGACGGTTATATAAAATATAATTTTAAACATATCGTCGAAACATCGGCTGATGAGAACAAGACACAAGCGATGAAAAAGATCCTGTTTGCCGTAGATTCAGCAGAAGCAAATCTACTGACAAAGAACAGATGGGTAAAATGAGAATCCTTGTAATCCTTCCAAACTGGCTCGGCGATGCACTCATGGCAACACCTGCTATCGAGTATCTTAGTACTTACTATCCGGATGCTCAGTTTACTTTTGTCGGCAGTTTTGTCTCGATCGAAGCACTCAAATACCATCCAAAATGTGAAAGATATTATGTTGACAAGACAAAAGAGGATGGAAACAGATTTATCAACACCTACAAATTTGCAAAAGAGTTAGGGCAGTTTGATCTGGCTGTGAGTTTTAGAAACCAGCTTCATGCATCCCTTCTGCTTCGATGGACAGGCACCGTCATCTGCTGTGCAAGAAAGTCTTGGCACTCGCAGCTGCTTCTCAGCCACACACCTCCTATATCGACAGAGCAGCACCTGGTACTTCAATACCTCCGTATCGCGACATGCAACATCGACGAAAAACCGACAGATGCGCAGCCGCTTCAGCTCTACATCCAAAAACACCAATTTGAAAAACCGACTCTCGGTATCAATGCGGGAGCGACTTACGGAAGTGCAAAAAGATGGTACCCTGAACGTTTTGCAAAAGTAGCAGCAGAGTTTAACGATAGATTTAATATCGTGATCTTCGGCGGACCCAACGAAGTGGAGATGGCAAAAGATATCGAAAATGAACTCATCCGTTTACATGTAAGTAACTACACAAACCTTGCAGGCAAAACATCCATACAAGAGCTTTGTGCCTACATAGGAGGATGTTCACTCTTTATCACCAATGACAGCGGTCCTATGCATGTAGCTGCTGCATATCAAGTATCGACCGTAGCCATATTCGGACCGACAAGATACAAAGAGACTTCACAATGGAAAAATGAGAAAAGTCTCATCGTCAGACATGAGATGGATTGCTCTCCTTGTATGAAAAGAGAGTGCCCTCTGGGACATCATAACTGTATGAAAGAGATCACGGCAGATGAAGTCATCGATGCCGTAAAATCTATATTATAAATACACGACCTCTTCGGGTTTTACAATGTGAACTTTTTTCTCCAAAGCGTTTTCAAGCACGCTTCTGAGTATCACCTGCTTGTCCTCTTCACCGTGGATCAAGAACACAAGTTTCAGATCATCCATTTTCGATATCCATTCCAGTATCCCGCTTTGATCGGCATGAGCGGAGAAACCGTTGATCGTATGGATATTTGCACGTATTAGTATATCCTCGCCATAGATCTTCACCCATCTTGCACCGTCGACTATATGACGTCCCAGACTCCCGACAGCCTGATAGCCGACAAAGATAACAGAGTTTTTCGGATTCCAAAGTCTATGTTTGAAGTGGTGTAAGATCCGTCCGCCTGTACACATACCGCTTCCGGCAATTATGATAGCACGGCGTTCAATATCGTTTATCGCTCTAGAATCTTCTGCATCAGGCGTATACTGTAAAAGTGCAAAATCAAAGACACTTCCGTTTTCCTCTTTGTTTTTCTGACACTGCAGACTAAGATGATCGACATACTTTCTATAAACATCCGTAGCACGTGTCGCCATCGGAGAGTCTACAAATATCTTACATTCCGGAAGCTCTTTTTTGTCATACATCTCTCTTAAGAGGCAAAGTATCTCCTGCGTACGTTCGACTGCAAAAGAGGGAATGATCACATTCCCCCAATCTTGCAAAGTACTTATGATGACCTTTTTAAACTCGACGATACTGTCATCGATATTTTTATGATCCCTGTCTCCGTAAGTAGACTCCACATATAAAAAGTCGGCATGTGTGCATTTTTGCAGGTTCGGCATCACCATATCGTTGTCGTTTCCGATATCTCCGGAAAAGACTATAGAGTACTCGACACCGTGTTCCATATATTTTATCTCGATGAATGCCGATCCCAAGATATGTCCAGCATCCCTGTATATCACCTTCACGCCTTCGCAAAGAGCTATCTCTTGATCATACTCGACATATCTCCAAGGAAGTTCAAAAGCATTCTTTACATCCTCTTCCAGATAAAGAGGTCCTGTGACAGTATCCTCTTTCCCGCGACGAAGTGCTTTTTTGAGCTGAGTCTGATAATCTTGATACATGATCTTCGCGCTGTCAAGCAAAATGACTTCTGCCAGATCCCGAGTAGGCATCGTAGCGACAATATTCCTCTCAAACCCCTCTTTAACAAGTTTCGGTATACGCCCGACATGATCAAGATGTGCATGAGTGACAAGCAGATACTCTACACTACTAGGCTCAAAGCCAAACGGCTCTCTGTTTTTATCCTCTTCACGACCCTGAAACATACCACAGTCTATAAGGATGTTAGGTCCGCCCTCAATACTTAAAAGATGACATGAACCGGTAACTACTTCTGCAGCTCCGTAAGATGTAACTGTTGCCATTTTATCCCTTTTGTTTTTTTTCTACTGCTACGATATTTTGGATCGTTTTTATAACGCTGTCAGGATTAAGACTCATCGAGTCTATACCGAGATTTACTAAAAACTCCGCGACCTCAGGGTAGTCAGAAGGGGCTTGTCCGCAGATACCGCTGTGACGCCCGTTTCTCTTCGCTCCGCTTACAGCCATCTCTATCATCTTCATAACCCCTTCGTCTCGCTCTTCATAGTCAAACGCGACTATCTCAGAGTCTCTGTCAACACCGAGTGTAAGTTGAGTCAAGTCGTTACTTCCTATACTGAATCCGTCAAATATCTTACTAAACTCATCTATGAGTATCACATTGTTTGGGATCTCACACATCACATATACCTCAAGTCCGTTTTCACCGCGCACAAGACCGTACTTCGCCATAGTATTTAGTACGTCTTGTCCCTCTTTGACGCGTCTGCAAAACGGTATCATCAATATAACGTTTGTGAAGCCCATCTCGTCACGGACCCTCTTCATCGCCGTACATTCAAGTCCGAAGCCCTCTTCATATGCCGGATGTGCATAACGGGACGCTCCTCTAAAACCGATCATAGGATTTGCCTCTTTAGGCTCAAAGATCTCTCCGCCTAAAAGTGCTGCATACTCGTTACTCTTAAAATCACTCATACGAACGACACAGGGGTTCGGATATACAGAAGATGCGATCGTCGCAACTCCTTCACTGAGTTTTTGTATAAAATACTCTTTATAATCCATATCATTCCCCACAAGAGCCGCGACCTCTTTTTTTGTAGCGTCATCAAGCTTTTGGGGATGAATAAGTGCCATAGGATGTACTTTTATGTATTCGTTAATGATAAACTCCATGCGTGCGAGTCCTACGCCGTCTACCGGCAATGAAGAGAGTGAAAAAGCAAGATCGGGATTTCCTAAGTTCATCATGATCTTTGTTTTTGTCTTTTCTAAAGTCCCAAGATCGGTTCTTTGGATCTCATATTCCAAGGCGCCGTCATATACATAGCCGTTTTCACCCTCGACACAGCTGACCGTGACCTCATCATCGTTATTCAGAACCTCCGTAGCATTGTCCGCACCTACGATTGCGGGGATTCCTAGCTCACGGGAGATAATTGCCGCATGACAAGTCCTGCCGCCTTTGTTGGTGATGATAGCTGAGGCTATCTTCATGATCGGCTCCCAGTCAGGCGTTGTCGTATCCGCAACTAAGACTTCCCCCGCTTTAAACTCATTGAGCTTACTGGTATCTTCTATCTTATGAACTTTCCCCGTAGCGAGTTTTCTTCCGACTGCTCTGCCTTCGACTAAGACCTGTGACCTGCTTTTTAAACTGTATGTCTCGTAAAAAAGTCCTTTATTTTTTGATTCTACGGTCTCAGGACGGGCTTGGACTATATATATCTCTCCGTCATCACCGTCTTTTGCCCACTCCATATCCATAGGCTTGCGGTAAGATGCTTTTTTAGAGTAGTGATCCTCTATCTTTATCGCGTAATCAGCCAAGACCATCACATCCTCATCGCTGATACAAAACTGCTTTCTTTGATTCTCATCAACTTCGATGTTCTTGGTATATTCAACAGCGATATTATTGATATTGATCTCATCGTTAAAGACCATCTTCAGCTGTTTTCTTCCTATCCTTCTATTTAGAACTGCACGGTATCCGGCATTGAAAGTCGGCTTATGAACATAAAAACTATCCGGGTCTATCGTTCCCTGTACGACGTTTTCGCCCAGACCGTAAGCACCGTTTATAAATACGACATCACTAAATCCGCTTTCAGTATCGATACTGAACATAACACCGCTTGATGCTTTGTCACTTCGGATCATCTTCATAACTGTGACACTGAGATACACTTTTAGATAATCAAACCCGTTATCAAACTTGTAGTGGATAGAGCGGTCGGTAAAATTAGAAGAGAGACAACGCTTATACGCATCTAGTAGTTCTTCATCGTTTGAGATGTTGAGATAAGTGTCATTTTGACCTGCGAATGAAGCTTCAGGAGAGTCTTCGGCTGTTGCTGAAGAGCGCACGGCAAGTGAGATATGTTCGCCGTATTCATCGCGGAGCAGTTTGAAGCCTTGCAGTATTTCAGATTTAAGGTCATCGGGAAGAGTACAGTTATATACTATCTCACGACATCTTTTCCCGCGTTTTTGCAGTTCATCTACATCATCGGGATCTATATCGTCAAGCAGTTCATGAAGATCTTTATTGATATCGTTATAATCAAATATATAGGTATATGCTTCGGCCGTAACGGCAAAT includes the following:
- a CDS encoding MBL fold metallo-hydrolase — translated: MATVTSYGAAEVVTGSCHLLSIEGGPNILIDCGMFQGREEDKNREPFGFEPSSVEYLLVTHAHLDHVGRIPKLVKEGFERNIVATMPTRDLAEVILLDSAKIMYQDYQTQLKKALRRGKEDTVTGPLYLEEDVKNAFELPWRYVEYDQEIALCEGVKVIYRDAGHILGSAFIEIKYMEHGVEYSIVFSGDIGNDNDMVMPNLQKCTHADFLYVESTYGDRDHKNIDDSIVEFKKVIISTLQDWGNVIIPSFAVERTQEILCLLREMYDKKELPECKIFVDSPMATRATDVYRKYVDHLSLQCQKNKEENGSVFDFALLQYTPDAEDSRAINDIERRAIIIAGSGMCTGGRILHHFKHRLWNPKNSVIFVGYQAVGSLGRHIVDGARWVKIYGEDILIRANIHTINGFSAHADQSGILEWISKMDDLKLVFLIHGEEDKQVILRSVLENALEKKVHIVKPEEVVYL
- the ppsA gene encoding phosphoenolpyruvate synthase, which codes for MSFKYVKFFNELGIEDVALVGGKNASLGEMYQNLTAEGVKVPNGFAVTAEAYTYIFDYNDINKDLHELLDDIDPDDVDELQKRGKRCREIVYNCTLPDDLKSEILQGFKLLRDEYGEHISLAVRSSATAEDSPEASFAGQNDTYLNISNDEELLDAYKRCLSSNFTDRSIHYKFDNGFDYLKVYLSVTVMKMIRSDKASSGVMFSIDTESGFSDVVFINGAYGLGENVVQGTIDPDSFYVHKPTFNAGYRAVLNRRIGRKQLKMVFNDEININNIAVEYTKNIEVDENQRKQFCISDEDVMVLADYAIKIEDHYSKKASYRKPMDMEWAKDGDDGEIYIVQARPETVESKNKGLFYETYSLKSRSQVLVEGRAVGRKLATGKVHKIEDTSKLNEFKAGEVLVADTTTPDWEPIMKIASAIITNKGGRTCHAAIISRELGIPAIVGADNATEVLNNDDEVTVSCVEGENGYVYDGALEYEIQRTDLGTLEKTKTKIMMNLGNPDLAFSLSSLPVDGVGLARMEFIINEYIKVHPMALIHPQKLDDATKKEVAALVGNDMDYKEYFIQKLSEGVATIASSVYPNPCVVRMSDFKSNEYAALLGGEIFEPKEANPMIGFRGASRYAHPAYEEGFGLECTAMKRVRDEMGFTNVILMIPFCRRVKEGQDVLNTMAKYGLVRGENGLEVYVMCEIPNNVILIDEFSKIFDGFSIGSNDLTQLTLGVDRDSEIVAFDYEERDEGVMKMIEMAVSGAKRNGRHSGICGQAPSDYPEVAEFLVNLGIDSMSLNPDSVIKTIQNIVAVEKKQKG
- the waaF gene encoding lipopolysaccharide heptosyltransferase II, whose protein sequence is MGKMRILVILPNWLGDALMATPAIEYLSTYYPDAQFTFVGSFVSIEALKYHPKCERYYVDKTKEDGNRFINTYKFAKELGQFDLAVSFRNQLHASLLLRWTGTVICCARKSWHSQLLLSHTPPISTEQHLVLQYLRIATCNIDEKPTDAQPLQLYIQKHQFEKPTLGINAGATYGSAKRWYPERFAKVAAEFNDRFNIVIFGGPNEVEMAKDIENELIRLHVSNYTNLAGKTSIQELCAYIGGCSLFITNDSGPMHVAAAYQVSTVAIFGPTRYKETSQWKNEKSLIVRHEMDCSPCMKRECPLGHHNCMKEITADEVIDAVKSIL